Genomic DNA from uncultured Desulfuromusa sp.:
TCTTATCCTGGGGCGGTGGTGCGCGACTCTCTGTCCGGTTGCGTGAAGAATTGGGGTTGACCTATTCGGTTGAAGCAAACTGTTCATTTCTGGATGACACGGGCTATATGGCCATTGATTTATCCGTTTCTCCGGAAAATTTACAACCTGCGGTCATTGAGCTGTTTAAGATTCTGGTGGAATTGCGTAACCGGCCGATTCCAGCTGACGAATTGAGTGCTGTCACCAGAAGTTACCTCTTTGATCTTGAATTCTCCCGCGATCAGAGTGAAGCGATGGCTGTTCGCTATGGCTGGGGGCTACAGACTGATTATATTCGTACTTTGCAACAGGATTGTCACGAGTTGCAGCAATTAACACCGGCAGCCCTGCAAAAAGTTGCTAAAGAAATGTTTTGCAGCACGCGGATGAAACTGGTTGTCGTCGGCCCTTGGACTGAAGTTGATCGCCGTAAGATTGATTATTTGTTACAGCACTCAGGCTTGTAATTTCCCTTCTTATTTTTTCTTCAAAATCATTATATTTTGAAATATGAAAAGTTGAGTTAAATCAATATGTTATGATTTTCTCTTGTTTTTGTTCGTTTTTTTAATATTTGTCCTGTATTTTCCTGAAACAATCAAGCTTCTTTCGATTGTTGTTTTTCTTTTATATTACAGTGTGTTAGCAGTCTTTTGTTGTTTTTGTGTTTTTTCCATGTTTTACCTTTAGCAAAAATTTATTAGTAAATAAAAACGCGATGGATTATATAACTTATTGAATATTAAGAGGTTTTGTCGATATTCACCTTGCTGCGAAGGAAAATTTAGTCAATAATAAAGATCTGTAATTCTAGGATTAGATCACAAAAGGCATTTCACGCACATGGAGGAAACATTGCCGGGGGGTATCGAAGGGACTTTAAATATATTTTCTGAGCAGGATGTCATGGACCTGCTTTGTATGCCTCAAGTATTAATTGATTTGATAGAGACTTGCCTGAGCGGTGGTGATCAACAGTCTCTGGCTGATATTATTCTTCAGGATGCGGCCTTGGCAGCAAGAATTATCCTTGCCGCCAGCAAGTCCGGATCGGAACCCCTTGATCCTCTTGAGCCCGTATCTTCAGCAGTTCAACGGCTTGGCGTTGCAATGATAACCGGTGTTGCTCTGCAATCAGCCCGACAAATTGTCCAGCATGACTTTACCCCTCAAGAATTATCTTTTCAGTATGGCCTGTGGTTTTCGTCCCGGGTTTCCGGAATCGTTGCACGTTGTCTGGCGCCTTCAGTTAATTATCCTTATATTGAAGAAGCTCAGCTGAGCGGATTACTACAAAACCTTGGCATTTACGCTCTGTTTATTAAAGAAGGTCGTGATTATATTGGTTTGGATGTTCATCCTTGGAGCAGTGCAATGCAATGCCATCTGGAGGAAGCTCATTACCAGATTGATCATCTCCAGATTGCAGATAAATTGATCGAGCCTTGGAAACTTGACTCTTTTTTAGTGGATACTATCCGTTTTCTGCATGCGGATCTTTCTCAAATTGAAGGGAATCATCCGTTGCTCAAAATTGCTCGCATGACACAGCAATTTTGCCAGAGCCCTCAGCAATTGACGGCAGAAACGGAAGCCCTGGCAGAGCGTTTGTTTGGGTTTACCAAAAGTGAAATTGATTATCTCTTCGAATGGGCGGGGGGATTGTATCCCCGCTTTGGAGCCTTTTTACATAGCCCGGGAAAACTTCAAACGGAACTGTCCGCATCCCTTGATCGTCTGACGGAGCTGTCTTTTGTCCTTGCGGATCAGGAGGTGGCTCGTTCCCGCCTTGGTCTTGGCGAGAAACCGAAAGAACTCGTCCGGATCGCGCGACAACTGTATCTCGAAAATAGCCCGGCGAACGAGGCCATTTTCTTTTTATTGGACCAGCAGCATTTTCAACTGACTGGAATTCTGAGCGAGGGACAGGCCAGACTGATCGGCGAATTGAAGATTTCAATGGAGCCGAAATCTAGCCTGCCCGCTTTGGCGCTACATAGCGGAAAGACGACGAATTCTTTTCAGCCTATCCAGCCGTTGACAGTGAATGACCATGTGCTGATAAGGTTGTCCGAAGGGCAAGGGATCAGTTGCCACCCCTTTCTCTTGAATGGTCGTGCTCTGGGAGTTGTCGTGCTTGGTATTGATTCAACCCAGGATTTACAACGATTACAATCTTTGCAGATCAAAATGTTCGGTCAGGTTATCAGTGATGCTTTGATGAAGACATCTGTGGATGTTCAGGATTATGTGAATGAGGGAAGTAGTTTGTTGCGCCGAGTCAGCCATGAGGTTAAGAATCCATTGACAATCATTGGTAACTATAGTGAAGTTTTGCATCACTCACTGGTCAATAACAAAAATCAGGACCTGACCGAGGCCATTAAAAAAGAAGTTCGCAGGATTGACGAAATTCTGAATTATTATCTGAATCGACAGGAAATTCCGGGGTTTCCTGAGCCCAGTATTGATCTCAACCAACTTATTCTGGACATAGGGGATGCTATGGATGACACGGTGTTGAAACCGCGTCAGGTTGAAATCAGATTTGATCTGCAAAAAGATCTGGAAGATGTGGCGACGAATCCGGTTCTGGTGAAGCAAATCCTGGTGAATCTTATCAAGAACGCAGCCGAAGCTTCCAGCGCCAATGGTGTGGTGAAGCTTATGACCCGTCGCGGTTATTCATCGGATCACGGAAAACATGTTGAAATAATAATTCAGGACAATGGCTCAGGAATTTCTCCTGAATTACAGGAAAAGCTTTTTCAACCGGTTATCAGCACCAAAGGGCCTTCTCATGCTGGGGTTGGTTTGAGTATTGTTAAGGGGATGGTGGACGATATCTGTGGTAGAATCAGTTGTCATAGCTCATTAGGCTCTGGAACAAGCTTCCACCTGCAGATTCCTTGCAGGGTTATTTGTCCGGTTAAATCTTAGGGGTTTTTGTGCAAAGTAAAAAACTTGAAAATACGTTAAATGCTGAGAAAGTCGAGCAATCACAGATCCTGATTGTTGATGATCAGCTGTCTTTACTTCTGAGCTTACAAGCTTTGTTGCGAATTAATGGTTATCAGGTTGAATTGGCGAGAACAGGCAGCGAGGCGATCACAAAGTTACAGGATAATAAATACGAGCTGTTGCTCCTTGATTTGCAAATGCCCGGTATTGATGGGCTCGAGGTTCTTGAATTTGTACGGGAAGCAAAGTTGGACCTTGAAACGATCGTCGTCAGTGGTGATACCTCTTTTCCTTCGATCAAGGAATCTATGCGGCTTGGTGCCTATGATTTTATTCGTAAACCCTACAATCCGGAAGAGTTGCTGGAAACGGTCAGGCGGGGAGTCGAACATTATCATCGCGAGAGAGAATCTCTGACAGCCAGCCAATCATTGAGTGAATCGGAACAGTTCCATCGCTATATTGTGAACAGCTCTCCTGATTTTATTTACATGCTTGATACCGAGGGCGTCTTCACTTATGTCAACGATATGGTCGAAGATCTGCTTGGGTATAAGCGGAATGAATTACTCGGCAAGCACTTCTCTTCTATCATTCATCCTCATAATGCTGCTGAATGCCATCATTTTTTCAGAGAACAACGTGCTGGGGACCGAGCCACTAGAAGTGCTGAGATGCGTCTTCTTGTCAATCAGTCAAGTGACCTTGTCAAATCTTTCGACAACTATGAGTTGATCATTGAATTAAATGCGACCGGGGTATATGAAAATGATGACACGGGGAAAAGGGTATTTATTGGCACTCTGGGAAGTGCCAGAGATATCTCTGCGCGTAAACGTTCAGAAGAGCATATCAGTTTTCAGGCCTATCATGATTTATTGACTCAGCTTCCCAATCGTATTTTATTTGATGACAGATTGAATCAGGCGCTTGCTCATGCAAGGCGAAACAGGCAGAAATTCGCGATCCTGTTTATGGATCTGGATCGTTTTAAGCTCATTAACGATACTCTCGGGCATGCCATGGGGGACCTGGTTTTACAGCGGGTTTCCGAGCGGATTCTTGACTATCTGCGGGCAGAAGATACCCTTGCCCGGTTTGGTGGTGATGAGTTCTGTCTGCTGTTGCCGGACATCCCCCATAAAGAGAGTGTTGCTTCAGTTGCAGAAAAAATACTCAAAGCGGTGCGTCAGCCTTTCAGTATTAACAATCATGAGCTCTACCTGAGTATGTGTGTCGGGATTGCAATCTATCCTGCAGCAGGGGAAACAGGTGAAACCTTGCTGCGGAGTGCTGATATGGCGATGTATCACGTGAAAGAAAACGGTAAAGATGGATACTGTTTCTATAGCGATAGCATGAAGAGTGATTCTCATTTTCTGACGCCGGAACATGACTTGTCTTCCGCAATAGAAAAGAGACAATTCCAGGTATTTTTTCAGCCTAAAGTTGATCCGGGTAACCATGAAATTGTTGGGATGGAGGCTCTGTTGCGCTGGCAGCATCCTGAACGAGGTCTTCTTTACCCCGAAGATTTTCTTGCTGCCGCAGAGTCTTCAAAATTGATGGTGACTCTCGGAATCTGGGTTTTGCGTACTGTTTGTGAAGAGATGGTTCGCTGGCAACAACAAGGGATTCCTCCGGTTAAAGTATCGTTGAATGTTTCTCTTATTCAACTGAAAGAGGATGATTTTGCAGAACATTTCATTCAGATATTGCAGGAATTCAATCTTTCGTCCGCTTTGTTTACAATAGAAATAACCGAACGGGGATTAAATAACGGAGAGACTGAAGTTGTAAAACAACTGCGAATATTAAGAGATTTTGGGGTGTCAGTAACGATAGACGATTTTGGCCGCGGTCATTCATCTCTCAGTTACCTGCAGAACTTACCTGTCAATACTCTAAAGATCGATCGATCTTTTGTCCGGGAAATTGAAGAAAATCCGGATCGAACCTGCATTGCAGATGGTATTGCAATGATGGCCAAGGGCCTAAAATTGAATGTGGTTGGTTCAGGAGTCGAAAACCTTTTCCAACTTGATTACTTACGAAATCTGGGTTGCCACGAAGTGCAAGGTTATCTCTACAGTGCAGCAATTTCAGCTCAAGAGGCCATGGCTTTGCTCCAGAATTGTCCGGCTGAAGGTCCTCACTTTACCCTGCCACATTAAAATCAGCTCTTTTTAGAAAATAACAGACGAGAAGCTATCTCCTATGTTATGACAGTTTTTACAATCAGAATCTTACTCATTTCATTGAAAACAGGAGTCGTCACATGCAGCAGAGTGAATATGTTGGCTTGGAAGATCAATATGGAGCCCATAATTATAAACCACTTGATGTTGTGCTAACGCGAGGTAAAGGGGTCTGGGTCTGGGACGTCGATGGCAATAAATATCTCGATTGCCTGGCTGCGTATTCAGCAGTCAACCAGGGCCACTGCCACCCTGAAATTATGCAGGCAATGGTGAAGCAGGCTGAAAAGTTGACTTTGACGTCACGGGCTTTTCGCAATGATCAGTTGGGACCTTTTTATAAAGAACTTTGTGAGATGACCAATTCACATAAGGTTCTGCCGATGAACAGCGGTGCTGAAGCTGTGGAGACAGCTATTAAAACAGTACGCAAGTGGGGATACACGGTGAAGGGGGTGCCAGAGGACAAGGCGGAAATCATTGTCTGTGATAATAATTTTCATGGTCGTACCATCAGTATTGTCAGCTTCAGTACTGATGATAATGCCCGCGCAGGGTTTGGTCCTTTTACGCCGGGATTTAAAAGTGTTCCCTTTGGTGATGCTGCTGCTTTTGAAGCGGCAATAACCGAAAATACGGTAGCTTTTCTGGTGGAACCCATCCAGGGCGAAGCAGGAGTGATGATTCCACCTGAGGGTTACCTTAAAAAGGCCAGGGAGATTTGTGACCGCCACAACGTTATCCTGATTCTGGACGAAATCCAGACCGGCTTGGGACGTACCGGAAAGTTATTGACCGAAGAATACGAAGGAATTGAGGCTGACTTGACCATTATTGGTAAAGCCCTCTCAGGAGGCTTTTATCCGGTGTCTGCTGTGTTATCAAATACTGAGGTTATGGATGTTCTCCAACCGGGTGAACATGGTAGCACCTTTGGTGGTAATCCGCTGGCGTGTGCAGTTTCTCGAGCGGCTCTGAAGGTCCTGTTTGAAGAAAAATTAATCGAAAATTCTTATGAGCAGGGGAAATATTTCCTGAATGAATTAAAAAAAATCTCGCATCCTCACATCAAGGAGGTGCGTGGTCGTGGACTCATGCTTGCGATTGAATTCCATCCTGAAGTCGGTGGTGCGCGCGCCTACTGTTATAAGTTGAAAGAGCAGGGAGTTCTGGCGAAAGATACCCATGAGAACATCATCCGTTTTGCTCCTCCACTGGTCATCAAGCGCGAAGAAGTGGATCAGATTCTGAGTGCGATTCGTCAGGTTCTTTCTGCCTCCTGACGGTCGTTTTTACGGGAATACTGATTTTTGAAGCTCTATTTTATTTTTCTCAAACAGCCCTCAATCTATAGATCGGGGGCTGTTTGAGTTGTGTCCGGCGTGAAAGACAGAGAAAAATTCAAGGGTGCCTCTTATGTATAAATATTTGTTTGGTCCAGTCCCTTCAAGGCGGCTGGGGATGTCTCTGGGGGTTGATTTAGTTCCCAAAAAGGTGTGTTCGCTTGATTGTGTTTATTGCGAAGTCGGCAAGACAACAAAGTTAACTCTCGAAAGACAAGAGTATGTGTCCTACGAACGAATCGTAGAAGAATTATCCAGCTACTTTAAGAATAATCCTGATCCTGATTATATTACTTTTTCCGGCTCAGGAGAGCCGACATTGAATGTCCGGATCGGGGATGTGATTGCTTTTATTAAACAAATCAAGCCCCATATCCCTATCGCGGTTTTAACCAATGGGACGTTACTTTATGATCAGCAAGTTCGAACTGAGCTGATATCTGCTGATGTTGTTCTCCCTTCTCTGGATGCAGCGACAGAAGCGGTCTTTAAAAAAATAAATCGTCCACCCGAGACGCTGACATTGGAGCGGTATTTACAGGGATTGATAGAATTCAGAAAAGAATTTTCAGGAAAGATCTGGCTGGAAATCCTCATTCTCCCTAATTACAACGATAGTGAGGAAGAATTACTGGAGTTAAGAAAGATCATTCAACAGATTCGGCCAGACTCAGTGCAAATTAATACTTTGGACAGACCCGGAACGGAAACCGACATTCATGGGGCGACCAAGGCCGAACTCCGCAGAGTTCTTGATCTCTTACAGCTGGATAATACGGAAATTATTGCTGCTGCTCCACAAAGAAAAAACATCAAATCCTACCGTAGTGATGCAGAAACAGCGATTCTGGAAACGATTGCCAGAAGGCCTTGTACCCTTGAAGATCTGGTGCAGATTTTGGGCATGCATAGAAGTGAAATCAATAAATATCTTGATGTGTTAGACTCCGAAGGGAAGGTTGAAGCTATTCAGCAGGCGCGAGGGTTTTTTTATAAAAAGAATGAGAACTTTAATGATTTAAGCGGATAGCTTTGAAGACGCATAACCATTGTCGGAAAAATTGTGGTAGGATTGTCTGAAACCTGCATGAGTCAATAAGGCATTTTTTTATCATGATATAAACAGCCACTGAATCTATCATTTTTCAGGAAACGATGAGCAGAGAGATCAATATGGATGCATTGAGAACACATTTTGACACCATAGTTATCGGCAGTGGCCCTGGTGGTGAAGGGGCTTCGATCCAGCTGGCTAAGGCTGGTAAATCTGTGGCTGTTGTTGAAAAGAACTGTCAGGTCGGGGGTGGGTGCACCCATTCCGGGACAATTCCGAGCAAAGCCTTAATCGAAATGGTCAGGCAGGCAACTGAAATTAGGAGTAGTCGCCTGTTTGATCGCGGATCTCAACATTTAAAGATCACGTCTGCAGAACTTCTTGACGGTGTCATGGATGTGGTTGATCGCCAGGTTCGTGAACGTGAAGGGTTTTACGAGCGCAATGGCGTGAAGGTTATTGAGGGGCACGCTCGCTTTATTGATCCGCACAGTATTGAAATTTCCGATGGACTGGGTATTTCTCGTCTTTTTACCGCCGATCATTTTGTGATTGCGACAGGTTCTCATCCCTATCGTCCTGATGATATCGACTTCAACAATCCACGCATCGTTGATAGTGATACCGTTCTGCAAATAAGTCATCTGCCGACGACGGTTACCGTTTACGGTGCCGGCGTTATTGGTTGCGAATACGCCTCGGCATTTAAAGATATTGGCGTTAAGGTCAATCTGGTTAACACCCGAGAACGCCTGCTGGAGTTTCTGGACGAAGAGATCAGTAATGCCCTGAGCTATCATATGCGTGATGAAAAAGGGGTTCTGGTCCGCCAGAATGAAGAGTATGAACGGGTCGAAGTGAACGCAGATGCTGTTGTGCTGCATCTGAAAACGGGCAAGATTATTAAATCTGAAATGTTGCTGTGGGCGAATGGGCGTAGCGGAAATTCAGCAGGAATGGGCCTTGAAGATATTGGTATTGAGGTCGACCATCGGGGCAATATTGCCGTGAATGAGGCCTATCAGTCGGTTGTTCCCCATATCTATGCTGTTGGCGACATTGTCGGTTTCCCGAATCTGGCGAGCGCGGCCTATGATCAAGGGCGTTTTGCAGGGACTCATATTGCTGAAGGGAACTGCGAAGAACGACTGGTTAAGGATATCCCTACGGGGATCTATACGTCGCCGGAAATCAGTTGTCTTGGTCGCACTGAGCAGGAGCTGACTGAACAGCGCGTCCCCTATGAAGTGGGCCACTCTTTTTTCCGCCATCTGGCTCGTGGTCAAATTACGAATCACAAGGTCGGCATGCTCAAACTGCTTTTTCACCGGGAAACCCTGGAAATTCTTGGTATCCATTGTTTTGGGCATAATGCGGCAGAGATTCTTCACATCGGGCAGGCAATCATGTCTCAACCGAAGCCGTATAATAACGTC
This window encodes:
- a CDS encoding radical SAM protein, which produces MYKYLFGPVPSRRLGMSLGVDLVPKKVCSLDCVYCEVGKTTKLTLERQEYVSYERIVEELSSYFKNNPDPDYITFSGSGEPTLNVRIGDVIAFIKQIKPHIPIAVLTNGTLLYDQQVRTELISADVVLPSLDAATEAVFKKINRPPETLTLERYLQGLIEFRKEFSGKIWLEILILPNYNDSEEELLELRKIIQQIRPDSVQINTLDRPGTETDIHGATKAELRRVLDLLQLDNTEIIAAAPQRKNIKSYRSDAETAILETIARRPCTLEDLVQILGMHRSEINKYLDVLDSEGKVEAIQQARGFFYKKNENFNDLSG
- the sthA gene encoding Si-specific NAD(P)(+) transhydrogenase, whose protein sequence is MDALRTHFDTIVIGSGPGGEGASIQLAKAGKSVAVVEKNCQVGGGCTHSGTIPSKALIEMVRQATEIRSSRLFDRGSQHLKITSAELLDGVMDVVDRQVREREGFYERNGVKVIEGHARFIDPHSIEISDGLGISRLFTADHFVIATGSHPYRPDDIDFNNPRIVDSDTVLQISHLPTTVTVYGAGVIGCEYASAFKDIGVKVNLVNTRERLLEFLDEEISNALSYHMRDEKGVLVRQNEEYERVEVNADAVVLHLKTGKIIKSEMLLWANGRSGNSAGMGLEDIGIEVDHRGNIAVNEAYQSVVPHIYAVGDIVGFPNLASAAYDQGRFAGTHIAEGNCEERLVKDIPTGIYTSPEISCLGRTEQELTEQRVPYEVGHSFFRHLARGQITNHKVGMLKLLFHRETLEILGIHCFGHNAAEILHIGQAIMSQPKPYNNVKYFINTTFNYPTMAEAYRVAALNGYNRL
- a CDS encoding EAL domain-containing protein — encoded protein: MQSKKLENTLNAEKVEQSQILIVDDQLSLLLSLQALLRINGYQVELARTGSEAITKLQDNKYELLLLDLQMPGIDGLEVLEFVREAKLDLETIVVSGDTSFPSIKESMRLGAYDFIRKPYNPEELLETVRRGVEHYHRERESLTASQSLSESEQFHRYIVNSSPDFIYMLDTEGVFTYVNDMVEDLLGYKRNELLGKHFSSIIHPHNAAECHHFFREQRAGDRATRSAEMRLLVNQSSDLVKSFDNYELIIELNATGVYENDDTGKRVFIGTLGSARDISARKRSEEHISFQAYHDLLTQLPNRILFDDRLNQALAHARRNRQKFAILFMDLDRFKLINDTLGHAMGDLVLQRVSERILDYLRAEDTLARFGGDEFCLLLPDIPHKESVASVAEKILKAVRQPFSINNHELYLSMCVGIAIYPAAGETGETLLRSADMAMYHVKENGKDGYCFYSDSMKSDSHFLTPEHDLSSAIEKRQFQVFFQPKVDPGNHEIVGMEALLRWQHPERGLLYPEDFLAAAESSKLMVTLGIWVLRTVCEEMVRWQQQGIPPVKVSLNVSLIQLKEDDFAEHFIQILQEFNLSSALFTIEITERGLNNGETEVVKQLRILRDFGVSVTIDDFGRGHSSLSYLQNLPVNTLKIDRSFVREIEENPDRTCIADGIAMMAKGLKLNVVGSGVENLFQLDYLRNLGCHEVQGYLYSAAISAQEAMALLQNCPAEGPHFTLPH
- a CDS encoding HDOD domain-containing protein — its product is MPGGIEGTLNIFSEQDVMDLLCMPQVLIDLIETCLSGGDQQSLADIILQDAALAARIILAASKSGSEPLDPLEPVSSAVQRLGVAMITGVALQSARQIVQHDFTPQELSFQYGLWFSSRVSGIVARCLAPSVNYPYIEEAQLSGLLQNLGIYALFIKEGRDYIGLDVHPWSSAMQCHLEEAHYQIDHLQIADKLIEPWKLDSFLVDTIRFLHADLSQIEGNHPLLKIARMTQQFCQSPQQLTAETEALAERLFGFTKSEIDYLFEWAGGLYPRFGAFLHSPGKLQTELSASLDRLTELSFVLADQEVARSRLGLGEKPKELVRIARQLYLENSPANEAIFFLLDQQHFQLTGILSEGQARLIGELKISMEPKSSLPALALHSGKTTNSFQPIQPLTVNDHVLIRLSEGQGISCHPFLLNGRALGVVVLGIDSTQDLQRLQSLQIKMFGQVISDALMKTSVDVQDYVNEGSSLLRRVSHEVKNPLTIIGNYSEVLHHSLVNNKNQDLTEAIKKEVRRIDEILNYYLNRQEIPGFPEPSIDLNQLILDIGDAMDDTVLKPRQVEIRFDLQKDLEDVATNPVLVKQILVNLIKNAAEASSANGVVKLMTRRGYSSDHGKHVEIIIQDNGSGISPELQEKLFQPVISTKGPSHAGVGLSIVKGMVDDICGRISCHSSLGSGTSFHLQIPCRVICPVKS
- the rocD gene encoding ornithine--oxo-acid transaminase, translated to MQQSEYVGLEDQYGAHNYKPLDVVLTRGKGVWVWDVDGNKYLDCLAAYSAVNQGHCHPEIMQAMVKQAEKLTLTSRAFRNDQLGPFYKELCEMTNSHKVLPMNSGAEAVETAIKTVRKWGYTVKGVPEDKAEIIVCDNNFHGRTISIVSFSTDDNARAGFGPFTPGFKSVPFGDAAAFEAAITENTVAFLVEPIQGEAGVMIPPEGYLKKAREICDRHNVILILDEIQTGLGRTGKLLTEEYEGIEADLTIIGKALSGGFYPVSAVLSNTEVMDVLQPGEHGSTFGGNPLACAVSRAALKVLFEEKLIENSYEQGKYFLNELKKISHPHIKEVRGRGLMLAIEFHPEVGGARAYCYKLKEQGVLAKDTHENIIRFAPPLVIKREEVDQILSAIRQVLSAS